From one Lycium barbarum isolate Lr01 chromosome 6, ASM1917538v2, whole genome shotgun sequence genomic stretch:
- the LOC132643535 gene encoding THO complex subunit 4B, with protein MAEAALDMSLDDLIKKNKTNSTANKPRGRGRGAASTSGPTRRFPNRSANRSAPYSTSKAPVAAWNHNMFAADQAIAFGQAGGRGSSIETGTKLYISNLDYGVSNEDIKELFTEAGGLKRYAIHYDRSGRSKGTAEVVFSRRQDAIAAVKRYNNVQLDGKPMKIEIVGTNIAAPTAPFPNVAFGFGDANGVSRSGQARGGGFGRSRGSRGRGHGFRGGNRGRGRGARGEKVSAEDLDADLMKYHTEAMQTN; from the exons atggcaGAAGCAGCTTTGGACATGAGTTTGGACGATCTCATCAAGAAGAATAAAACCAACAGTACCGCAAATAAACCTCGCGGCAGAGGTCGCGGCGCAGCCTCCACTTCCGGTCCCACTCGCCGTTTCCCCAATCGCTCTGCTAATCGATCTGCACCTTATTCCACCTCCAAG GCTCCTGTGGCGGCGTGGAATCATAATATGTTTGCGGCAGATCAAGCTATCGCCTTTGGACAAGCCGGTGGTCGGGGTTCTTCTATAGAGACTGGGACAAAGCTCTACATCTCAAACCTTGATTACGGCGTCTCCAATGAGGATATCAAg GAGCTCTTCACAGAAGCTGGTGGCCTGAAACGCTATGCTATTCATTATGATAGGAGCGGGAGATCAAAG GGAACGGCAGAGGTAGTTTTCTCACGCAGACAAGATGCAATAGCTGCTGTTAAAAGGTACAACAATGTTCAGCTCGATGGGAAGCCAATGAAGATTGAAATTGTTGGAACCAACATTGCCGCTCCTACTGCCCCTTTTCCCAATGTTGCTTTTGGTTTTGGAGATGCTAATGGAGTTTCTAGAAG TGGTCAAGCAAGAGGCGGTGGTTTTGGGAGGTCACGGGGTAGTAGAGGACGTGGTCATGGGTTTCGAGGAGGCAACAGAGGACGGGGAAGAGGAGCCCGCGGAGAAAAGGTATCTGCAGAAGATCTAGATGCTGATCTGATGAAATATCATACAGAAGCAATGCAGACGAACTGA
- the LOC132599613 gene encoding dirigent protein 23-like, producing MEKAIVIGLIISLSLMMMIMPMVDALDKSPKAVEQWFQKLPHAKQKTTKLHFYFHDIADGGANETAPIIAQANITSLSPFLFGILRMIDDPLTVGPELSSKRIGSAQGIYGSAAMDEFGLLMNLNFVFTQGPYKGSTLSLLGRNAIGQQYREMPIVGGSGLFRLARGIATAKTYFANFTLAIVEYHLIVLHY from the coding sequence ATGGAGAAGGCAATAGTCATTGGTTTGATCATAAGCTTGTCATTAATGATGATGATCATGCCTATGGTTGATGCACTTGATAAAAGCCCAAAGGCAGTGGAACAATGGTTCCAAAAGCTTCCCCATGCAAAGCAAAAGACAACCAAGCTTCATTTCTACTTTCATGACATAGCTGATGGCGGAGCAAACGAGACAGCTCCCATAATTGCTCAGGCAAACATCACATCTCTATCACCTTTTTTGTTTGGCATACTCAGGATGATAGACGACCCTTTGACTGTTGGGCCAGAGTTGAGTTCCAAAAGAATTGGTTCTGCTCAGGGAATATATGGTTCTGCAGCAATGGATGAATTCGGTTTGCTGATGAACCTCAACTTTGTGTTCACTCAAGGACCATACAAGGGTAGCACTTTGAGTTTGCTTGGTAGAAATGCCATTGGTCAACAGTATAGGGAGATGCCTATTGTTGGTGGATCTGGTCTTTTCAGGCTTGCTCGGGGAATTGCTACTGCTAAGACCTACTTTGCTAACTTTACCCTTGCCATTGTTGAGTATCATCTCATTGTACTTCATTATTAA